The proteins below come from a single Syntrophorhabdaceae bacterium genomic window:
- the murI gene encoding glutamate racemase, with protein MKNQSIGMFDSGIGGLTVLKEVRELLPREHILYLGDTARLPYGTKSAGTVTRYALESAIFMLTKGVKILVIACNTSSAVALPILMKKLPIPVLGVIDPGAREAVRATKTKRVGVIGTKATVASGAYEKAIVKQDPAVTVLSKPCPLFVPIVEEGLENDKVAEIMTARYLEGIGKSEIDTLVMGCTHYPILEKTIKKVMGKGVTVINTGRETAKDVKRTLEARGILNASGKGGTEYFVTDSPDTFKEIGGRFLGEDIGRIRFLKSLDYNDFLLSS; from the coding sequence ATGAAAAATCAATCTATCGGGATGTTCGACTCGGGTATAGGGGGACTTACGGTCCTTAAAGAGGTGAGGGAGCTTCTTCCCCGGGAGCATATCCTCTACCTTGGCGACACCGCCCGTCTTCCCTATGGCACCAAGTCGGCAGGCACGGTGACACGGTATGCCCTCGAATCGGCGATCTTCATGCTCACCAAGGGTGTGAAAATACTTGTCATCGCGTGCAATACCTCCTCCGCCGTGGCCCTGCCCATCCTTATGAAAAAGCTGCCCATCCCCGTACTCGGGGTGATCGACCCGGGCGCCCGGGAAGCGGTTCGGGCTACCAAAACAAAACGGGTGGGGGTGATCGGCACCAAGGCTACGGTGGCAAGCGGCGCCTACGAGAAGGCCATCGTGAAGCAGGACCCTGCGGTCACAGTGCTCTCGAAGCCGTGCCCCCTCTTTGTGCCTATAGTGGAAGAAGGTCTCGAGAACGACAAGGTCGCCGAGATCATGACCGCCAGGTACCTCGAAGGGATCGGGAAATCGGAGATCGATACCCTCGTCATGGGGTGCACCCATTATCCTATCCTTGAAAAGACGATCAAGAAGGTAATGGGGAAAGGCGTCACCGTCATCAACACGGGCAGGGAAACGGCAAAAGATGTGAAGCGGACCCTCGAGGCCCGGGGTATTCTTAATGCCTCCGGCAAAGGGGGCACCGAGTACTTCGTGACCGATTCCCCGGACACCTTCAAGGAGATAGGCGGCCGGTTCCTCGGCGAGGACATAGGACGGATCAGATTTCTCAAAAGCCTCGATTATAACGATTTCCTCCTCTCTTCATGA
- a CDS encoding zinc-ribbon domain-containing protein — protein sequence MIVDVALPIPVAKTFSYYVPPLWRSHLTLLSRVIVPFRTRVLAGFVTALREGEKGALKEIEEPADLFPLADGVLSELTDWASRYYVTPPGLVLKYVLPPHKDVQKYLIVDMDERKGIPLKKAISSMGRKRVMEGVKDRTLIIRDIFTNEPFLPGEAKIGGGKAEEGTLFIGGADERLFHYISLISACMEKNENVLMLLPDYHGTGDYFSRAFNEAFPGKVLWYGTSMKGKERMETYFRSRRSGGFLILGNRSSVFLPVLDLGLVIVERHEEDYYRNEEDFRFNAAQIAVKRAALEGVPAVLGSASPSVDVFRETEEGRLPIAQGEWPPSTPFSEVLMEKNIASYDGLPEGLIDVMRPIIEKGGRIALYTPRKDYSSSIRCVDCKALFTCPSCGGITAYQKSTDRLVCPSCGGKFPYEERCPQCGSSLIRFFRVGAEYFEERVKLLFPEILVSRITGDTSKKERAQARKKADQFPFIFVGTQTLSTFYGMDVDMLILAGWEDLARTSGYKAREKMFQVLMHLLDALNPHELVFCMEQKKRIDPALFLDTIGFLKDETARRKTAEFPPYTRFFLVEISKKEESAGIKALARVREVLDTHGYRGDVTGPLFQKRQQYEWRMILTGDGDELYRSLLGLYAISDVHIEADPPYL from the coding sequence ATGATCGTCGATGTGGCGCTGCCCATCCCGGTGGCGAAAACTTTTTCCTATTACGTGCCTCCCCTGTGGAGGTCTCACCTCACGCTCCTTTCCCGGGTGATCGTGCCCTTCCGCACCAGGGTCCTCGCAGGCTTTGTCACCGCCTTGAGAGAAGGAGAGAAGGGGGCGCTCAAGGAAATCGAGGAGCCCGCCGACCTATTTCCCCTGGCTGACGGCGTCCTCAGCGAACTGACCGATTGGGCATCCCGTTACTATGTGACACCTCCGGGTCTTGTCCTTAAATATGTCCTTCCCCCTCACAAAGATGTGCAGAAATATCTCATTGTGGATATGGATGAGCGAAAGGGCATACCTCTCAAGAAAGCCATCTCGTCCATGGGAAGGAAACGGGTAATGGAGGGAGTGAAGGACAGAACCCTCATAATCCGGGACATTTTCACGAATGAGCCCTTTTTACCCGGTGAAGCGAAGATCGGCGGCGGCAAGGCCGAAGAGGGCACACTTTTTATAGGCGGCGCCGACGAACGACTTTTTCATTATATCTCCCTCATCTCCGCATGCATGGAAAAGAATGAGAACGTCCTCATGCTCCTGCCCGATTATCACGGCACAGGGGATTACTTTTCCCGTGCATTTAACGAAGCTTTTCCCGGAAAGGTTCTTTGGTACGGGACATCAATGAAGGGTAAAGAACGGATGGAGACATACTTCAGGAGCAGGAGGTCGGGAGGGTTTCTCATCCTGGGAAACAGGAGCTCCGTGTTTCTTCCCGTCCTCGATCTCGGACTTGTCATCGTGGAAAGACACGAGGAAGATTATTACAGGAACGAGGAAGACTTCAGGTTTAACGCCGCTCAGATCGCCGTGAAAAGGGCAGCCCTGGAAGGCGTCCCCGCGGTCCTGGGCAGCGCTTCACCGTCGGTGGATGTCTTCAGGGAGACGGAAGAGGGCCGGCTCCCTATAGCCCAAGGTGAATGGCCTCCCTCAACCCCCTTTTCCGAGGTCCTCATGGAGAAAAATATCGCCTCTTATGACGGTCTCCCGGAGGGCCTGATCGATGTGATGAGACCTATAATCGAGAAGGGCGGCAGGATCGCGCTCTATACACCCCGCAAAGATTACAGCAGCTCCATCCGGTGTGTTGACTGCAAGGCCCTTTTTACGTGCCCCTCCTGCGGGGGAATCACGGCTTATCAGAAATCGACCGACCGCCTGGTCTGTCCTTCCTGCGGCGGCAAATTCCCCTATGAGGAGAGATGCCCTCAATGCGGAAGCAGCCTTATACGCTTCTTCCGTGTGGGTGCGGAATACTTCGAGGAAAGGGTAAAGCTCCTCTTTCCCGAGATCCTTGTATCAAGAATTACGGGCGATACGTCGAAGAAAGAGAGGGCACAGGCCAGGAAGAAGGCGGACCAGTTCCCCTTTATTTTCGTAGGCACCCAGACCCTCTCCACCTTTTATGGGATGGACGTTGACATGCTGATCCTGGCGGGGTGGGAAGATCTTGCCAGGACCTCAGGATATAAAGCCCGGGAAAAGATGTTCCAGGTCCTCATGCACCTCCTCGATGCGTTAAATCCCCACGAACTCGTCTTCTGCATGGAACAAAAGAAACGTATCGATCCTGCCCTCTTTCTCGATACAATCGGATTCCTGAAGGATGAGACGGCGCGGCGGAAGACCGCAGAATTCCCTCCCTACACGAGATTTTTCCTGGTGGAGATCTCCAAGAAAGAGGAATCGGCCGGGATTAAGGCCTTAGCCCGGGTCAGGGAGGTCCTTGACACCCACGGATATCGAGGAGACGTGACCGGGCCCCTGTTTCAGAAAAGACAGCAGTATGAATGGAGGATGATCCTTACGGGCGACGGGGACGAACTCTACCGCTCCCTCCTCGGACTCTATGCAATCTCGGATGTCCATATAGAAGCCGATCCACCTTATTTATAA
- a CDS encoding sigma-54 dependent transcriptional regulator: MKHEKGVILVVEDDRFQREIIKTILAKEGFYVETADCGQKALGFLKESVFDVILTDLRLPDIDGTEILKEVKSRNIPSPVIIITAFGSIPSAIEATKLGAFYYLEKPFEKDQLLLVVQNAMNQARLAQDNIMLKSQLEDRFHLENIIGAHGKIEELARIVRKAAPTTSTVLIYGESGTGKELFAKSIHYNSPRKEKPFFAINCAAIPETLLESELFGYEKGAFTGALSRSTGLFEQAQGSTLFLDEIGDLSASTQAKLLRVIQEREVRRLGGKETIKLDVRIIAATNKNLEEEIKKGNFREDLYYRFNVIAFTVPPLRERITDVPLLVEHFLNKMNHANGKKKVVEEDALRALMKYDWPGNVRQLESVIERAYIMGEEDAVCLDHLPKEVKREKEVKGVDRLEIPDDGLDLDAIEKELIKKAIIKAEGKISLAAKYLNMSYDKLWFKVKKMKEKDEILGLTTK, from the coding sequence ATGAAGCATGAGAAAGGTGTGATCCTCGTAGTTGAAGATGACCGCTTTCAGAGGGAGATCATTAAAACCATTCTGGCCAAAGAAGGATTTTATGTCGAAACCGCCGATTGCGGTCAGAAAGCCTTGGGCTTCCTCAAGGAGAGCGTCTTCGATGTGATACTTACGGACCTCCGCCTCCCCGATATCGATGGGACGGAAATTCTCAAAGAGGTAAAATCGCGAAACATACCGAGCCCGGTGATCATCATTACCGCCTTCGGCTCCATACCCTCCGCCATAGAGGCAACGAAGCTGGGCGCCTTCTACTATCTTGAAAAACCCTTCGAAAAGGACCAACTCCTTCTCGTGGTACAGAATGCGATGAACCAGGCGAGACTCGCGCAAGATAATATCATGCTCAAGAGCCAGCTTGAAGACCGTTTTCACCTCGAAAATATCATCGGCGCTCACGGCAAGATAGAAGAGCTCGCACGGATCGTGAGAAAGGCAGCGCCCACCACCTCCACCGTACTCATCTATGGAGAGAGCGGTACGGGGAAAGAGCTGTTTGCCAAGAGCATCCATTATAACAGCCCAAGGAAGGAGAAGCCCTTTTTTGCCATCAATTGCGCGGCCATACCTGAAACCCTGCTGGAGAGCGAGCTTTTCGGCTATGAGAAGGGGGCGTTCACGGGCGCCTTGTCGCGCTCGACCGGTTTGTTCGAGCAGGCCCAGGGGAGTACCTTATTTCTCGATGAGATCGGCGATCTTTCGGCGAGCACCCAGGCGAAGCTCCTGAGGGTTATTCAGGAGCGGGAGGTAAGGCGCCTCGGGGGGAAAGAGACCATCAAGCTCGATGTGAGGATCATTGCCGCCACGAACAAGAACCTGGAAGAGGAGATAAAAAAGGGCAATTTCAGGGAAGACCTTTACTACAGGTTCAATGTGATCGCCTTCACGGTTCCGCCGCTGCGGGAGCGGATCACCGATGTTCCCCTCCTGGTCGAGCATTTCCTGAATAAAATGAATCACGCGAACGGTAAAAAGAAAGTCGTGGAAGAGGATGCCCTTCGGGCGCTCATGAAATACGATTGGCCGGGAAACGTGAGGCAGCTCGAATCGGTGATTGAGAGGGCCTATATCATGGGCGAAGAGGACGCAGTCTGCCTCGACCATCTGCCGAAAGAAGTAAAAAGGGAAAAAGAGGTGAAAGGGGTCGACAGGCTGGAGATCCCCGATGACGGACTCGACCTCGACGCCATAGAAAAAGAGTTGATAAAAAAGGCAATTATCAAGGCAGAGGGCAAAATTTCCCTGGCCGCGAAGTACCTCAACATGTCCTACGACAAACTCTGGTTCAAAGTGAAAAAAATGAAAGAGAAGGACGAGATTCTTGGTTTAACGACCAAATAG
- a CDS encoding ATP-binding protein, producing MPLSLKKLQEGIKDVIRSLSLRTQLLLILLFLLVVSVSSLTIIYARTEGQIMEKVTDNIDDITRAIQISVEELSYGGEGNQRLKSYVDMLNKKGIEEISIISDKSQVIASSDPKKIGTEQKIPEKRPGRRKNLIITARLGEENNKETQKLYNIIMPVSIKGQSIGYIHINMVLDDYKLLHRKNHLKRILSMVFAFSIGIIFSLLIAEKYTEPIKRIADASKRIAQGEPVKIRDTGRKDEIGVLINSYNEMVDRLSERKELEEKLKKTEQLSLIGQLSSGIAHEIRNPLNFFSLSVGHIKEWIIEGGQEDKEEVIKLLDNLTKEIYKVNELIHNFLFLGKPITLNIQRISPEALIDEAISLVKDKVGDDIEIKVLCKGGDLPICCDREYMRICLLNLLLNSVQAMDYKGVVEIECGREDPFSYILVRDNGAGIGKEERDKIFEPYYSTKKYGMGLGLAITKRFVDAHQGRIIIESEVGKGTTIKITVPYYEA from the coding sequence ATGCCTCTTTCCCTCAAAAAGTTGCAGGAAGGCATAAAGGATGTAATAAGGAGCCTCTCTCTCAGAACGCAGCTCCTCCTCATACTCCTTTTCCTTCTCGTGGTCTCCGTGAGCTCCCTCACCATCATCTATGCCCGTACCGAGGGACAGATCATGGAGAAGGTGACGGACAACATCGACGACATTACGAGGGCCATTCAGATCAGCGTGGAAGAGCTGTCATACGGGGGCGAAGGCAATCAGAGGCTCAAGAGCTACGTGGATATGCTCAATAAAAAGGGCATAGAAGAGATATCGATCATAAGCGACAAATCACAGGTTATCGCAAGCTCCGATCCCAAGAAGATCGGCACGGAGCAGAAGATCCCGGAGAAACGGCCGGGGAGAAGGAAAAACCTCATCATAACAGCCCGTCTGGGAGAAGAGAACAACAAGGAGACCCAGAAGCTCTACAATATCATAATGCCCGTCTCCATAAAGGGGCAGAGCATCGGCTACATCCATATCAACATGGTACTCGACGATTACAAACTCCTCCACCGGAAGAACCACCTGAAGCGCATCCTCAGCATGGTCTTTGCCTTCAGCATCGGCATCATCTTCAGCCTCCTTATTGCGGAGAAGTATACGGAGCCGATTAAACGGATCGCCGATGCGAGCAAGAGGATCGCTCAGGGCGAGCCGGTCAAAATCCGCGATACCGGGCGCAAGGACGAGATCGGCGTGCTCATCAACAGTTATAACGAGATGGTCGACAGGCTGAGCGAGAGGAAGGAGCTCGAAGAGAAGTTGAAAAAGACGGAGCAACTCTCTCTCATCGGACAGCTTTCGTCGGGTATCGCCCATGAGATCAGAAACCCCCTCAATTTTTTCTCCCTCTCCGTCGGTCATATCAAGGAATGGATTATCGAGGGAGGACAGGAGGATAAGGAAGAGGTAATCAAGCTTCTCGACAATCTCACGAAGGAGATTTACAAGGTAAACGAGCTGATCCACAATTTCCTCTTTCTGGGAAAGCCGATCACCTTGAATATTCAACGTATATCGCCGGAGGCGCTTATTGACGAGGCCATCTCCCTGGTGAAAGATAAAGTGGGAGACGACATCGAGATCAAGGTCCTCTGCAAAGGAGGGGACCTGCCCATCTGCTGCGACAGGGAGTATATGAGGATATGCCTTCTCAACCTCCTCCTCAATTCCGTCCAGGCCATGGATTACAAGGGCGTCGTGGAAATAGAGTGCGGCAGGGAAGACCCCTTTTCCTATATCCTGGTAAGGGACAATGGCGCCGGTATAGGCAAAGAGGAGAGGGATAAGATTTTCGAGCCCTATTACTCAACAAAAAAATATGGCATGGGGCTCGGCCTCGCCATCACAAAACGTTTTGTCGATGCCCATCAGGGCCGGATTATCATAGAAAGCGAAGTTGGCAAGGGAACGACAATAAAAATAACGGTGCCCTATTATGAAGCATGA
- the gltX gene encoding glutamate--tRNA ligase — protein MVKVRFAPSPTGYLHVGNMRTALVNYLFARKEKGAFVLRVEDTDIERSDPAFERALLDDLAWLGLTWDEGPYTQSERTEIYRAHAAVLLKMGLAYKCFCSKERLDRMREEALHRGSPPKYDGTCRDLPAEDAARREREGMPYVVRFRAPARAIRVKDLIHGEIFFPADHVDDFILLKQGLTPAYNFAVTVDDMLMGITHVMRGADHVSNTPKQIMLFQAFGQEPPLYGHHSLLTGADQKPLSKRHGATHIREFREMGILPEALVNYVAVIGRSVKKEIMDEKELIETFSPRSLSPSDSLFDMEKLRWFNREHIRRSSTEKLLEKMGLPDSCREKVALVQENAGTLAEIRDYLDIFEGSTITDESMAYLGGVPSSGMIIASLEEAMKNGVPSFDDALKMVESGTGLKKRDLFMCLRISLTGRKHGPPLTDIFSHISREAVTERISRIKERLALS, from the coding sequence ATGGTTAAAGTCAGGTTTGCACCCAGCCCCACGGGATATCTCCACGTGGGCAATATGAGGACCGCCTTGGTGAATTACCTCTTTGCCCGTAAGGAGAAAGGTGCATTTGTGCTCAGGGTGGAAGATACCGATATCGAGAGGTCGGACCCGGCCTTCGAGAGGGCTCTTCTCGATGACCTTGCCTGGCTCGGCCTTACCTGGGACGAAGGCCCTTACACACAATCCGAAAGAACTGAGATTTACCGGGCCCATGCGGCGGTGCTGCTCAAAATGGGGTTGGCCTACAAGTGCTTCTGTTCGAAAGAGCGGCTCGACCGGATGAGGGAAGAGGCCCTGCACAGGGGATCTCCGCCCAAATACGATGGGACGTGCAGGGACCTGCCCGCGGAAGATGCTGCACGGCGGGAGCGCGAGGGAATGCCTTACGTGGTGCGTTTCAGGGCCCCCGCGAGAGCAATTCGGGTCAAGGACCTTATCCATGGAGAGATCTTCTTCCCTGCCGACCATGTAGATGACTTTATCCTCCTCAAGCAGGGATTGACCCCTGCCTATAATTTCGCCGTAACCGTCGACGACATGCTCATGGGCATCACCCATGTGATGAGGGGCGCGGACCACGTGTCGAACACGCCGAAACAGATCATGCTCTTTCAAGCATTCGGACAGGAGCCCCCTCTTTACGGGCACCATTCCCTGCTTACCGGAGCTGATCAGAAGCCCCTCAGCAAGAGGCACGGGGCAACCCATATCAGGGAATTCCGTGAAATGGGTATTCTCCCGGAAGCGCTCGTCAACTATGTGGCCGTCATCGGCAGGAGCGTAAAGAAAGAGATCATGGATGAAAAGGAGCTGATCGAGACCTTTTCTCCCCGGTCCCTTTCCCCGTCCGATTCCCTCTTCGATATGGAGAAGCTCCGCTGGTTCAACAGGGAGCATATCAGGAGATCTTCCACTGAAAAGCTCCTCGAAAAGATGGGCCTTCCTGATTCGTGCAGGGAAAAGGTCGCCCTCGTCCAGGAGAACGCCGGGACCCTGGCGGAGATACGGGATTACCTGGATATCTTCGAGGGCTCGACCATTACCGATGAAAGCATGGCTTACCTTGGCGGCGTCCCGTCTTCAGGTATGATAATCGCCTCCCTGGAAGAGGCCATGAAAAACGGGGTTCCCTCCTTCGATGATGCACTAAAAATGGTGGAGAGCGGAACGGGTCTCAAAAAACGCGATCTTTTCATGTGTCTCAGGATAAGCCTGACCGGCAGGAAGCACGGTCCCCCTCTTACGGACATTTTTTCCCATATCTCGAGAGAGGCCGTCACGGAAAGAATTTCACGTATTAAAGAACGGTTAGCCCTTTCGTGA
- the ispF gene encoding 2-C-methyl-D-erythritol 2,4-cyclodiphosphate synthase, giving the protein MRVGIGYDVHRLVKGRDLFLGGIQIPFEMGLLGHSDGDVLIHAVCDAILGAMCEGDIGTHFPDTDESIEGIRSTEILSYVGGLVAQKGFRIINIDAVVVVERPKIFPHREQMKETMARLLHLNGDAIGIKGKTTEGLGFAGRREGIEVHAIALLEEAEK; this is encoded by the coding sequence GTGAGGGTGGGAATAGGCTATGATGTCCATCGCCTGGTGAAAGGAAGGGACCTTTTTCTCGGCGGGATCCAGATTCCTTTTGAAATGGGGCTTTTGGGCCATTCGGACGGCGACGTTCTTATCCACGCGGTCTGTGACGCCATCCTTGGCGCCATGTGCGAGGGCGACATAGGGACCCATTTCCCCGATACGGATGAGAGCATAGAAGGCATCAGGAGTACTGAAATTCTCTCCTATGTGGGCGGGCTCGTGGCGCAAAAAGGCTTCCGCATCATAAATATCGATGCCGTCGTGGTCGTTGAAAGGCCCAAGATATTCCCCCACCGGGAACAAATGAAAGAGACTATGGCACGGCTGCTCCATTTAAACGGCGATGCCATAGGGATTAAAGGGAAGACCACCGAAGGCCTCGGTTTCGCCGGCAGGCGGGAAGGCATCGAGGTCCATGCCATCGCCCTCCTGGAAGAGGCGGAAAAATGA
- the ispD gene encoding 2-C-methyl-D-erythritol 4-phosphate cytidylyltransferase: MRTLGIILAGGTGKRMGASTNKQFLLLDNKPLIVHTMQVFEECRSIDGFYLVVNQKDLAVIQEEILETYKFSKLLKTVIGGRLRQDSVKNGLEAVDTPCDIVVIHDGARPFVSPAFIDKSIYLMEMFDAIIPALPVKETIKVISKEGFVVKTLERDSLWSVQTPQTFKFELISKAYKDGIAKKAMGHDDATFLELMGKKVKVIEGSPYNMKITTPEDLILARGMLSQLKGGS, from the coding sequence ATGAGGACTCTCGGCATCATCCTCGCGGGCGGTACGGGCAAGAGGATGGGAGCTTCCACGAACAAACAGTTCCTCCTTCTCGACAATAAGCCTCTCATTGTGCATACCATGCAGGTTTTTGAGGAATGCAGGAGCATAGACGGCTTCTATCTCGTAGTGAATCAGAAAGACCTCGCCGTGATCCAGGAAGAGATCCTGGAGACTTATAAATTCAGCAAACTTCTGAAAACGGTGATTGGCGGAAGACTGAGACAGGATTCGGTGAAAAACGGACTCGAAGCAGTAGATACTCCTTGCGATATCGTCGTAATTCACGATGGGGCGAGGCCCTTTGTCTCTCCCGCCTTTATCGATAAGAGCATTTATCTCATGGAGATGTTCGATGCCATTATCCCCGCTCTGCCCGTAAAAGAAACAATCAAGGTCATCTCCAAAGAAGGATTTGTGGTGAAGACCCTGGAGAGGGACTCCCTCTGGTCCGTCCAGACACCCCAGACCTTCAAATTCGAACTTATTTCAAAAGCATATAAAGACGGGATCGCAAAGAAAGCCATGGGCCACGACGATGCAACTTTCCTCGAGCTTATGGGAAAAAAGGTGAAAGTCATCGAGGGCTCCCCCTATAACATGAAGATCACCACGCCCGAGGATCTCATTTTAGCGAGGGGCATGCTCTCCCAGCTTAAGGGTGGCTCGTGA
- a CDS encoding PIN domain-containing protein — translation MSILVQIILVAVTTVTGYFIFKEMFTTSLIGLIGAICGLAVGYVVLKLEEKLKDIPLKIIIGSLAGLTISLLVANLFVARLLLTIMKDVPISLPIYILLYVVMGYLGFRIGEKKSQTIDLSKVPLFDRIEGTENVKILDTSIIIDGRIGDVCETGFIEGAFIIPQFVLYELQHIADHQDPVRRTRGRRGLEVLHRLQKQTLVKVRIVDYDFPKLQDVDTKLIALAKKLNGKIVTNDYNLHKVAELQGVEVLNMNQLATAMKPPILPGEQMGIKILKEGKEHGQGIGYLEDGTMVVVDEARKLLGKSVDVVVTSVLQTTSGRMIFAKLKEQAEKEFYVPTEFNLEEQVR, via the coding sequence TTGAGCATACTGGTCCAGATCATTTTAGTCGCGGTCACCACGGTCACCGGTTATTTCATTTTCAAGGAAATGTTTACCACCAGCCTGATCGGATTGATTGGCGCGATCTGCGGCCTTGCCGTCGGCTACGTCGTCCTTAAACTCGAAGAAAAACTCAAAGATATTCCATTGAAGATCATTATAGGAAGTCTCGCGGGACTCACCATAAGCCTGCTGGTGGCGAACCTTTTCGTGGCCCGGCTCCTCCTCACCATCATGAAGGACGTCCCCATATCCCTGCCGATCTATATCCTCCTCTATGTGGTCATGGGGTATCTGGGATTCCGTATCGGCGAAAAAAAGAGCCAGACCATCGATCTCTCCAAGGTTCCATTATTTGACAGGATCGAGGGCACGGAGAACGTCAAGATCCTGGACACAAGCATCATAATAGACGGACGGATCGGCGACGTGTGCGAGACGGGTTTCATCGAAGGGGCCTTTATCATTCCCCAATTCGTTCTTTATGAGCTGCAGCATATCGCCGACCATCAGGACCCGGTGAGGAGGACGAGAGGAAGGAGAGGCCTCGAAGTGCTCCACCGGCTCCAGAAACAGACGCTGGTAAAGGTAAGAATCGTGGATTATGATTTCCCGAAGCTCCAGGACGTGGATACGAAGCTCATCGCCCTGGCAAAGAAACTGAACGGAAAGATCGTCACCAACGACTATAACCTCCATAAAGTTGCCGAGCTGCAGGGCGTGGAAGTCCTTAACATGAACCAGCTTGCCACTGCCATGAAGCCCCCCATCCTGCCCGGTGAGCAGATGGGCATAAAAATTCTCAAGGAGGGCAAAGAGCACGGCCAGGGCATCGGCTATCTTGAGGACGGCACTATGGTGGTAGTCGACGAGGCGAGGAAGCTGCTCGGTAAATCCGTAGACGTGGTCGTAACCAGCGTGCTCCAGACCACCTCCGGCAGGATGATCTTTGCAAAGCTTAAGGAACAGGCAGAAAAAGAATTCTATGTACCCACGGAATTTAATCTGGAAGAACAAGTGAGGTAA
- a CDS encoding CarD family transcriptional regulator, with amino-acid sequence MFKVGEVAVYPGHGVGKIASIEEKEFSGTKQSFYIMRILDTDMTIMIPVDHAGHTGLRCVIESCEVTRVFDILKDKNVVHDNAPWNRRYKEYMERIKSGSIFEVAMVLKELYSLRVWKELSFGEKKMFEIARNLIKKELSIALNKEEEAIEEEIEGIFLENYKV; translated from the coding sequence ATGTTCAAGGTCGGTGAAGTGGCTGTATATCCAGGTCATGGGGTCGGAAAGATCGCGTCCATCGAGGAGAAGGAATTCTCGGGCACGAAGCAATCTTTCTATATCATGCGTATCCTCGACACAGATATGACCATAATGATTCCGGTTGATCATGCAGGTCATACGGGTCTCCGCTGTGTCATCGAATCCTGCGAGGTTACACGGGTCTTCGATATCCTGAAAGACAAGAACGTGGTCCATGACAACGCCCCGTGGAACAGGCGGTACAAAGAATATATGGAGCGGATAAAGAGCGGCTCCATATTCGAGGTAGCCATGGTATTGAAGGAGCTCTATAGCCTCAGGGTCTGGAAAGAGCTTTCTTTCGGCGAAAAGAAGATGTTCGAGATTGCGCGCAACCTGATAAAGAAAGAGCTTTCAATCGCCCTGAACAAGGAGGAAGAGGCAATAGAAGAAGAAATAGAGGGGATCTTTCTGGAAAACTACAAAGTCTAG
- a CDS encoding YceI family protein, which produces MAQFVFDEDHTAALFSIRHMMVTWVHGQFTRVKGTLRFDPARLTELSVEAEIDVTSIFTGVERRDEDLKSANYFDAATFPAITFKSSAAEAVGLDRCLVHGDLTVHGVTRRITLDVTFAGPSRFQDDDRLYTTFGFQATTRVNREDFGMTKSMDLENGGFMVGKHAYLTINAEADLVE; this is translated from the coding sequence ATGGCACAATTTGTATTCGACGAGGACCATACGGCCGCTCTTTTTTCGATTCGCCACATGATGGTGACCTGGGTCCACGGGCAGTTTACCCGGGTAAAAGGGACCCTTCGGTTCGATCCCGCCCGGTTAACGGAGCTGTCGGTGGAGGCTGAGATCGACGTGACAAGCATCTTTACGGGCGTAGAGAGAAGGGATGAGGATCTGAAGAGCGCAAACTACTTCGATGCGGCGACCTTCCCCGCCATCACCTTTAAAAGCTCGGCAGCGGAAGCCGTGGGTCTCGACCGGTGCCTGGTCCATGGCGACCTGACCGTTCACGGCGTCACCCGCCGGATTACCCTCGACGTAACCTTCGCCGGTCCCTCCCGCTTCCAGGATGACGACAGGCTCTACACTACTTTCGGATTCCAGGCTACCACACGGGTCAACCGGGAAGACTTCGGCATGACCAAAAGCATGGACCTCGAAAATGGCGGATTCATGGTAGGAAAGCATGCC